Proteins encoded in a region of the Raphanus sativus cultivar WK10039 chromosome 8, ASM80110v3, whole genome shotgun sequence genome:
- the LOC130498609 gene encoding uncharacterized protein LOC130498609 yields the protein MNMARRGMSEGGQDWMLGIGRVSRRRGLGYESEGRVQTLAHPNQDFSEDNMVENENLFGHDQSRPQEEQLPPNRTARERPETDDSESSVRGPRPIRRENLIEPKSHNQPQQEVGMEHTLKMLHDVIARSLQQPQVQPQPIIPPQPTVATPMLPLITAMKNMKTPHFEGGPDPFEADQWLRTMEKNFETLTCSEDSKKKMAVYYLDKDAAEWWESRDRQVGHLVTTWVAFKREFERKYFTPESKRRHQRQFANLVQGDKTVREYESEFMRLRRYVLRGQDDEEMMISNFLFGLKPELENRLAVGNYENLTELVEKAVNVEIGLEAEKAASKKSKQHQEGKHGGNQGSFKGKERERGSGGPSRRSLFTGKCFNCGKVGHKSSECFGKKPGSFQSNSNNPTCYTCGKKGHISTQCSVNRPIPATPITVHPPPAPPAIAPAQKRQAIGGRVYALELDDPKPPGASKGPITGIWVL from the exons ATGAAT ATGGCAAGGAGGGGAATGAGTGAAGGGGGACAGGATTGGATGTTGGGAATAGGCAGAGTCTCAAGACGGAGAGGACTGGGATATGAATCTGAGGGAAGGGTGCAAACACTAGCACACCCTAACCAGGACTTTAGCGAGGATAACATGGTGGAAAACGAAAATCTGTTTGGGCACGACCAATCGAGGCCACAAGAGGAGCAACTTCCACCAAACCGTACTGCAAGGGAAAGACCAGAAACAGATGATAGTGAATCAAGTGTCAGAGGACCAAGACCAATAAGGAGAGAGAACCTGATTGAACCGAAATCTCATAACCAGCCACAACAAGAAGTAGGAATGGAGCACACTCTGAAGATGCTTCATGACGTGATAGCAAGATCACTGCAACAACCTCAAGTTCAGCCTCAACCAATCATACCACCACAACCTACAGTGGCTACGCCGATGTTACCGTTGATAACTGCCATGAAGAATATGAAAACACCACATTTTGAAGGAGGGCCAGATCCTTTTGAAGCAGATCAGTGGCTTCGAACCATGGAGAAAAACTTTGAGACCCTGACATGTTCCGAGGACTCTAAGAAGAAGATGGCAGTGTATTACTTAGACAAGGACGCGGCAGAATGGTGGGAGAGTAGGGATCGCCAAGTGGGACATCTTGTCACGACTTGGGTGGCATTCAAAAGGGAATTTGAACGCAAGTACTTCACCCCTGAGTCCAAGCGAAGACATCAGCGTCAGTTTGCTAACCTAGTACAAGGAGACAAGACAGTCAGAGAATACGAATCTGAGTTCATGCGACTGCGACGATACGTATTACGAGGACaagatgatgaagagatgaTGATATCCAACTTTCTGTTTGGTTTAAAACCAGAGTTGGAAAACAGATTAGCAGTCGGAAACTACGAGAATCTCACCGAGTTAGTAGAAAAGGCTGTGAATGTGGAGATCGGTTTAGAAGCTGAGAAGGCAGCAAGTAAGAAATCAAAGCAACATCAAGAAGGAAAACATGGTGGAAATCAAGGATCATTCAAGGGTAAAGAAAGGGAAAGAGGATCGGGAGGTCCAAGTCGACGATCTCTGTTTACCGGAAAATGTTTTAACTGTGGCAAGGTGGGCCATAAGTCAAGTGAATGCTTCGGAAAGAAACCTGGATCGTTTCAGTCAAACTCCAACAATCCAACATGTTATACGTGTGGAAAGAAAGGACACATCTCTACCCAGTGCAGTGTCAACCGTCCTATCCCAGCTACGCCAATCACCGTTCATCCTCCCCCAGCACCACCTGCAATCGCACCAGCACAGAAAAGGCAAGCAATAGGAGGTAGAGTTTACGCTTTAGAATTAGATGATCCTAAGCCTCCAGGCGCATCCAAGGGTCCCATCACAGGTATTTGGGTTCTTTAA